A single genomic interval of Spinacia oleracea cultivar Varoflay chromosome 6, BTI_SOV_V1, whole genome shotgun sequence harbors:
- the LOC110775955 gene encoding protein WHAT'S THIS FACTOR 9, mitochondrial isoform X2 has product MFFSNSLCSTIIIKQSNLLTRFTLQRTFIDARIKWMRDPFLDFTVSREINLRHCCSLKNLILSSSSLSLPISVASLHKPHLNFPSNTTSLYFFQRYPSLFTLSPPLVKLTPQFITLHREEQEIHDSSSQKESAVYRLCKLNPSKIGDVGVDNCVDFEVGLELIKCRKELGVPAILNKEFGDYLECREGKIVKFPMKFSPGFDLQKKVKDWIDAWQCLPYISPYEDAFHIAPRSDQAEKWTVAVIHEILSLLVSKKTEMRNILRLGDYLGFGLRFKKAIVHHPGIFYVSNKNKTQTVILREAFVKDRLLENHPLVGMRHRYIYLMNKSRKGRRKLVKALNPGYSLKMSTSYSDEGVKCVSEE; this is encoded by the exons ATGTTCTTCTCCAACTCTCTCTGTTCTACCATCATCATCAAACAATCAAACCTCCTCACACGTTTCACACTTCAGCGAACCTTCATCGACGCCAGAATCAAATGGATGCGCGACCCTTTCCTCGATTTTACAGTCTCTCGTGAAATAAACCTCCGCCATTGTTGCTCTCTCAAAAACCTTATcctctcttcttcttctctctctctccccattTCCGTCGCTTCCCTCCATAAACCTCACTTAAACTTCCCTTCAAACACAACTTCCCTCTACTTCTTCCAAAGATACCCTTCTCtcttcactctctctcctccccttgTCAAGCTCACCCCTCAGTTTATCACTCTTCACAGGGAAGAACAAGAGATTCATGATTCTAGTTCGCAGAAAGAATCTGCGGTTTATAG GTTGTGTAAGTTGAATCCTAGTAAAATTGGTGATGTGGGTGTTGATAATTGTGTGGATTTTGAGGTTGGATTGGAGTTGATTAAGTGCAGGAAGGAATTGGGTGTGCCAGCGATTTTGAACAAGGAATTTGGGGATTATTTGGAGTGTAGAGAGGGGAAGATTGTAAAATTTCCGATGAAATTTTCACCAGGGTTTGATTTGCAGAAAAAGGTCAAGGATTGGATTGATGCGTGGCAATGTTTGCCTTACATTTCACCTTATGAGGATGCGTTTCATATAGCGCCTCGAAGCGATCAGGCTGAGAAATGGACTGTGGCTGTGATCCATGAGATTTTGAGTCTTTTGGTTTCGAAAAAGACGGAAATGAGGAATATCTTGAGATTGGGGGATTATTTGGGTTTTGGGTTGAGGTTTAAGAAGGCAATTGTTCATCATCCGGGGATATTTTATGTTTCGAATAAGAATAAGACACAGACAGTGATTCTTAGAGAAGCGTTTGTGAAAGATCGTTTGTTAGAAAATCATCCTTTGGTTGGTATGCGGCACCGGTATATTTATCTTATGAACAAGTCTAGGAAAGGAAGAAGGAAACTGGTGAAAGCATTAAATCCTGGTTACAGCTTGAAGATGAGTACATCCTATTCTGACGAAGGCGTGAAATGTGTTTCTGAAGAATAA
- the LOC110775955 gene encoding protein WHAT'S THIS FACTOR 9, mitochondrial isoform X1: MFFSNSLCSTIIIKQSNLLTRFTLQRTFIDARIKWMRDPFLDFTVSREINLRHCCSLKNLILSSSSLSLPISVASLHKPHLNFPSNTTSLYFFQRYPSLFTLSPPLVKLTPQFITLHREEQEIHDSSSQKESAVYRLVRLLMIARSCRIPVSILDDLKFDLGLPDNYLLDFVSYFPEYFRLCKLNPSKIGDVGVDNCVDFEVGLELIKCRKELGVPAILNKEFGDYLECREGKIVKFPMKFSPGFDLQKKVKDWIDAWQCLPYISPYEDAFHIAPRSDQAEKWTVAVIHEILSLLVSKKTEMRNILRLGDYLGFGLRFKKAIVHHPGIFYVSNKNKTQTVILREAFVKDRLLENHPLVGMRHRYIYLMNKSRKGRRKLVKALNPGYSLKMSTSYSDEGVKCVSEE, translated from the coding sequence ATGTTCTTCTCCAACTCTCTCTGTTCTACCATCATCATCAAACAATCAAACCTCCTCACACGTTTCACACTTCAGCGAACCTTCATCGACGCCAGAATCAAATGGATGCGCGACCCTTTCCTCGATTTTACAGTCTCTCGTGAAATAAACCTCCGCCATTGTTGCTCTCTCAAAAACCTTATcctctcttcttcttctctctctctccccattTCCGTCGCTTCCCTCCATAAACCTCACTTAAACTTCCCTTCAAACACAACTTCCCTCTACTTCTTCCAAAGATACCCTTCTCtcttcactctctctcctccccttgTCAAGCTCACCCCTCAGTTTATCACTCTTCACAGGGAAGAACAAGAGATTCATGATTCTAGTTCGCAGAAAGAATCTGCGGTTTATAGGTTAGTCAGATTGTTAATGATTGCTAGAAGTTGTAGGATTCCTGTTAGTATTCTTGATGATTTGAAATTTGATCTTGGCTTGCCTGATAATTATCTTCTTGATTTCGTTTCGTATTTTCCTGAGTATTTTAGGTTGTGTAAGTTGAATCCTAGTAAAATTGGTGATGTGGGTGTTGATAATTGTGTGGATTTTGAGGTTGGATTGGAGTTGATTAAGTGCAGGAAGGAATTGGGTGTGCCAGCGATTTTGAACAAGGAATTTGGGGATTATTTGGAGTGTAGAGAGGGGAAGATTGTAAAATTTCCGATGAAATTTTCACCAGGGTTTGATTTGCAGAAAAAGGTCAAGGATTGGATTGATGCGTGGCAATGTTTGCCTTACATTTCACCTTATGAGGATGCGTTTCATATAGCGCCTCGAAGCGATCAGGCTGAGAAATGGACTGTGGCTGTGATCCATGAGATTTTGAGTCTTTTGGTTTCGAAAAAGACGGAAATGAGGAATATCTTGAGATTGGGGGATTATTTGGGTTTTGGGTTGAGGTTTAAGAAGGCAATTGTTCATCATCCGGGGATATTTTATGTTTCGAATAAGAATAAGACACAGACAGTGATTCTTAGAGAAGCGTTTGTGAAAGATCGTTTGTTAGAAAATCATCCTTTGGTTGGTATGCGGCACCGGTATATTTATCTTATGAACAAGTCTAGGAAAGGAAGAAGGAAACTGGTGAAAGCATTAAATCCTGGTTACAGCTTGAAGATGAGTACATCCTATTCTGACGAAGGCGTGAAATGTGTTTCTGAAGAATAA